A window of the Halobacterium hubeiense genome harbors these coding sequences:
- a CDS encoding methyl-accepting chemotaxis protein — protein MNIDTLLADAGGAAWQPLTEQFFADYPEPLFVVDDDGTIVLWNDAVAEMTGLPREEAVGLPAIEVFGTEGQTETLADAVMNSGEAVREDTIRSAEMGGQQLHAQASATPLQGSDGEIVGAVEVLTLVTDVVEQRERVERVQETLSEEVEVAVEELREASEDVAESSEEIHDLAEGQADDLGEVSGEVSTFSATVEEVAASTDEVRQQSNEAMERARESREAAERVLDAIDAFAETADTVEGNTEELRDRLDEIDRVVDVITDIADQTNLLALNANIEAARAGEAGSGFAVVADEVKELAEQSQSEVGEIEGLVADIKADSRETADSVAEATDLVADAREAAEALVENQREIETLVRETAEGMDEIANATDDQAASAEEIATVVDDVADRAEHVAEETADLASAHQQQTAMLANIENAIRDAERELDDQ, from the coding sequence ATGAACATCGATACCCTGCTTGCGGACGCCGGCGGCGCCGCGTGGCAGCCGCTCACAGAGCAGTTCTTCGCTGACTACCCCGAGCCGCTGTTCGTCGTCGACGACGACGGCACCATCGTGCTGTGGAACGACGCCGTCGCGGAGATGACCGGCCTCCCGCGGGAGGAGGCGGTGGGCCTGCCGGCCATCGAAGTGTTCGGGACCGAGGGACAGACCGAGACGCTCGCGGACGCGGTGATGAACTCCGGAGAAGCCGTCCGGGAGGACACCATCCGCTCCGCGGAGATGGGCGGCCAGCAGCTGCACGCGCAGGCATCGGCGACGCCGCTACAGGGGTCGGACGGCGAAATCGTCGGCGCGGTCGAAGTGCTGACGCTCGTGACCGACGTGGTCGAGCAGCGCGAGCGCGTCGAACGCGTCCAGGAGACGCTCTCCGAGGAAGTGGAGGTCGCCGTCGAGGAGCTGCGGGAGGCGAGCGAGGACGTCGCCGAGTCCAGCGAGGAGATTCACGACCTCGCGGAGGGGCAGGCCGACGACCTCGGCGAGGTCTCCGGGGAGGTCTCGACGTTCAGCGCGACCGTCGAGGAGGTCGCCGCCAGCACCGACGAGGTCCGCCAGCAGAGCAACGAGGCGATGGAGCGCGCCCGCGAGTCCCGGGAGGCCGCCGAGCGCGTGCTCGACGCCATCGACGCGTTCGCGGAGACCGCCGACACCGTCGAGGGCAACACCGAAGAGCTCCGCGACCGCCTCGACGAAATCGACCGCGTGGTCGACGTCATCACGGACATCGCCGACCAGACGAACCTGCTGGCGCTGAACGCGAACATCGAAGCGGCGCGCGCCGGCGAAGCCGGCAGTGGGTTCGCGGTGGTCGCCGACGAGGTGAAGGAGCTCGCCGAGCAGTCCCAGTCCGAGGTCGGGGAAATCGAGGGGCTGGTCGCGGACATCAAGGCCGACAGCCGGGAGACCGCCGACAGCGTCGCCGAGGCCACCGACCTCGTCGCGGACGCCCGCGAGGCCGCCGAAGCGCTCGTGGAGAACCAGCGGGAGATCGAGACGCTCGTCCGGGAGACCGCCGAGGGGATGGACGAAATCGCGAACGCGACCGACGACCAGGCCGCGAGCGCTGAGGAAATCGCGACCGTCGTCGACGACGTCGCCGACCGCGCCGAGCACGTCGCCGAGGAGACCGCGGACCTCGCGAGCGCCCACCAGCAACAGACCGCGATGCTGGCGAACATCGAGAACGCCATCCGGGACGCCGAGCGCGAACTCGACGACCAGTAG
- a CDS encoding DUF5816 domain-containing protein, which yields MFTVTTDDGTLHVADDEGERGQDAPFYVVYRTADRQRRYGYYCSNCESIDVAMDSMRRIKCNDCGNFTKPDEWDSAHE from the coding sequence ATGTTCACGGTGACGACCGACGACGGCACGCTGCACGTCGCCGACGACGAGGGCGAACGCGGCCAAGATGCCCCGTTCTACGTGGTCTACCGGACGGCGGACCGCCAGCGGCGGTACGGCTACTACTGTTCGAACTGCGAGTCGATAGACGTCGCGATGGACTCGATGCGCCGCATCAAGTGCAACGACTGCGGGAACTTCACGAAGCCCGACGAGTGGGACTCTGCCCACGAATAG
- a CDS encoding HesB/IscA family protein has translation MSATVENGDGDTVVTATEAAAEQARDLMEGEDMDVSEAGLRLYVQQGGCAGLSYGMRFEPEPEPEDQIFESNGIRLFVDQSSLNYVGGSQLAFEGGLQGAGFHVQNPNVESECGCGESFRT, from the coding sequence ATGAGCGCGACCGTCGAGAACGGGGACGGAGACACGGTGGTCACCGCCACGGAGGCCGCGGCCGAGCAGGCCCGCGACCTCATGGAGGGCGAAGACATGGACGTCTCGGAGGCGGGCCTGCGGCTGTACGTCCAGCAGGGCGGCTGCGCGGGCCTCTCCTACGGGATGCGCTTCGAACCCGAGCCCGAGCCCGAGGACCAGATTTTCGAGAGCAACGGCATCCGACTGTTCGTCGACCAGTCCAGCCTGAACTACGTCGGCGGCAGCCAGCTCGCCTTCGAGGGCGGGCTGCAGGGCGCCGGCTTCCACGTCCAGAACCCGAACGTCGAGAGCGAGTGCGGCTGCGGCGAGTCCTTCCGGACCTAG
- a CDS encoding metal-dependent hydrolase: protein MFVGHATFAFGVVALAAAGLGASRERALALGVAAGLFAAVPDVDMAYALVGLVAVDPTSPMAVAQSFWGASTVVHRAVTHSLVVAVPAAAAFALAPTHRRLAAAALAALVGVVVAASGPLPAVIVGLFAAGGWLVARAAHAYRVRGASLFAVALFGLLSHPFGDLFTGEPPELFYPLGANAFDGRVALSADPTVHLLGAFGVELFAIWLGVAAALWLTGHRLTEHVNSRAAFGAAYALAVLVLPPPTIDASYQFVFSVVAVGFVGVVPNPRFDGRPLSMPSLPTALVTGLAAVTLAGLAYGVAYTTGLA from the coding sequence ATGTTCGTAGGGCACGCGACGTTCGCGTTCGGCGTCGTCGCGCTCGCTGCCGCCGGCCTGGGGGCGTCCAGAGAGCGCGCGCTCGCGCTCGGCGTCGCCGCCGGCCTGTTCGCGGCCGTCCCCGACGTGGACATGGCGTACGCCCTCGTCGGCCTCGTCGCCGTCGACCCCACCAGCCCGATGGCCGTCGCGCAGTCGTTCTGGGGCGCCTCCACGGTCGTCCACCGCGCGGTCACGCACTCGCTGGTCGTCGCCGTGCCCGCGGCCGCCGCGTTCGCGCTCGCGCCCACGCACCGCCGGCTCGCCGCCGCCGCGCTCGCCGCGCTCGTCGGCGTCGTCGTCGCGGCGTCCGGCCCGCTCCCCGCCGTCATCGTCGGCCTGTTCGCGGCGGGCGGCTGGCTGGTCGCGCGCGCCGCCCACGCCTACCGCGTCCGCGGCGCCAGCCTGTTCGCGGTCGCGCTGTTCGGCCTCCTGAGCCACCCGTTCGGCGACCTGTTCACGGGCGAGCCCCCGGAGCTGTTCTACCCGCTGGGCGCCAACGCCTTCGACGGCCGCGTCGCGCTCTCGGCGGACCCGACGGTCCACCTGCTGGGCGCGTTCGGCGTCGAGCTGTTCGCCATCTGGCTGGGCGTCGCCGCCGCACTCTGGCTCACCGGCCACCGCTTGACGGAGCACGTGAACTCGCGGGCGGCGTTCGGCGCCGCGTACGCGCTCGCCGTGCTCGTGTTGCCGCCGCCGACGATCGACGCGTCCTACCAGTTCGTGTTCAGCGTCGTCGCGGTCGGCTTCGTCGGCGTCGTCCCGAACCCGCGCTTCGACGGCCGGCCGCTGTCTATGCCGTCGCTGCCCACCGCGCTCGTCACCGGGCTGGCGGCGGTCACGCTCGCCGGGCTCGCGTACGGCGTCGCGTACACCACCGGCCTCGCGTAA
- a CDS encoding pyridoxal-phosphate-dependent aminotransferase family protein codes for MTDAPDVGELSPPQRTLMGPGPSPVHPRVLKAMSTPLVGHLDPSFVDIMDETQELLRYAFRTDNEWTIPVSGTGSAAMEAAIGNLTEPGDTFLAPTNGYFGDRMAEMARRAGGEVVRVDAPWGEPLDPADVADAFAEHQPDVFGFVHAETSTGAKQTNVPELTDIAHEHDALVIADTVTSLGGVELRVDEWGIDAAYSGPQKCLSCPPGASPLTLNDDAMDKVLSREEDPRSWYLDLSLLEGYWGDERAYHHTAPVSNVYALREALRLVAEEGIEARWERHERVAGALKAGVEAMGLGLNPEDDYWLPSLNAVRVPAGVEDGDVIDYVLDHYDLEIASGLGALEGDVFRIGCMGHGARPENVTLVVAALADAFDALGADVDAAAGLAATREALREQ; via the coding sequence ATGACGGACGCGCCAGACGTCGGTGAGTTGAGTCCACCGCAGCGAACCCTCATGGGGCCGGGGCCGAGCCCCGTCCACCCGCGCGTGCTGAAGGCGATGAGCACGCCGCTGGTAGGCCACCTCGACCCGTCGTTCGTGGACATCATGGACGAGACGCAGGAGCTGCTGCGGTACGCGTTCCGCACGGACAACGAGTGGACGATTCCCGTCTCCGGCACCGGGTCCGCGGCGATGGAGGCCGCCATCGGTAACCTCACCGAGCCCGGGGACACGTTCCTCGCGCCGACGAACGGCTACTTCGGCGACCGGATGGCGGAGATGGCGCGGCGCGCGGGCGGCGAGGTCGTGCGCGTGGACGCCCCGTGGGGCGAGCCGCTCGACCCCGCGGACGTCGCGGACGCGTTCGCCGAGCACCAGCCCGACGTCTTCGGGTTCGTGCACGCCGAGACGTCCACGGGCGCCAAGCAGACGAACGTCCCCGAACTGACCGACATCGCCCACGAGCACGACGCGCTCGTGATTGCGGACACCGTGACGAGCCTCGGCGGCGTCGAACTGCGCGTCGACGAGTGGGGCATCGACGCGGCGTACTCCGGCCCGCAGAAGTGCCTGTCCTGTCCGCCGGGCGCGAGCCCGCTGACGCTGAACGACGACGCGATGGACAAGGTGCTCTCCCGCGAGGAGGACCCGCGGTCGTGGTATCTGGACCTCTCGCTCTTGGAGGGCTACTGGGGCGACGAGCGCGCGTACCACCACACGGCGCCCGTCTCGAACGTGTACGCGCTCCGCGAGGCGCTCCGGCTGGTCGCCGAGGAGGGCATCGAGGCCCGCTGGGAGCGCCACGAGCGCGTCGCGGGCGCGCTGAAGGCCGGCGTCGAGGCGATGGGACTGGGCCTCAACCCCGAGGACGACTACTGGCTGCCGAGCCTGAACGCCGTCCGCGTCCCGGCGGGCGTCGAGGACGGCGACGTCATCGACTACGTGCTCGACCACTACGACCTCGAAATCGCGTCCGGCCTCGGCGCGCTGGAGGGCGACGTGTTCCGCATCGGCTGCATGGGCCACGGCGCACGCCCGGAGAACGTCACGCTCGTCGTCGCCGCGCTCGCGGACGCATTCGACGCGCTCGGCGCAGACGTGGACGCGGCCGCCGGCCTCGCGGCGACGCGGGAAGCGCTCCGCGAGCAGTAG
- the trmB gene encoding HTH-type sugar sensing transcriptional regulator TrmB: MSDENLRETVERVGAGFDLGEYEIEAYLTVLQHGELTASEIADRTDIPQPRVYDTVRSLGDRGLVELRESRPMKVVAIDPEEAFADLQTSFAEMVAALEDAYTTPARETEAVSLVKSRSTILRYFGDVIDSAEFELVCSLTPGLLERFADDLAAARDRGVSVDLVVTPVRDAPDPVEFDYGKVATTARGRRGVTTPVVAVADGQYSVYATQGAVRDDPEKYGVIFNRSALGFLVSGFFGTVIWSTANDVLHTSDAADIDLPRTYASIRRCVKDIRTFDGDVYATVRGRDVLTGDARTDRGRVVETKFEETEEVATLVLETDSGRVEVGGRVAAYEDVEAHELTLARDSPPRK; encoded by the coding sequence ATGAGCGACGAGAACCTCCGCGAGACGGTCGAACGAGTCGGCGCGGGGTTCGACCTCGGCGAGTACGAGATCGAGGCGTACCTCACGGTGCTGCAGCACGGCGAACTCACGGCCAGCGAAATCGCCGACCGCACCGACATCCCCCAGCCGCGGGTGTACGACACGGTGCGGAGCCTCGGCGACCGCGGGCTCGTGGAACTCCGCGAGTCCCGGCCGATGAAGGTCGTCGCCATCGACCCCGAGGAGGCGTTCGCGGACCTCCAGACGAGCTTCGCCGAGATGGTCGCCGCCCTCGAAGACGCCTACACCACGCCCGCCCGCGAGACGGAGGCCGTCTCGCTGGTCAAGTCGCGCTCGACGATTCTGCGCTACTTCGGCGACGTCATCGACAGCGCGGAGTTCGAGCTGGTCTGCTCGCTGACGCCCGGCCTGCTGGAGCGGTTCGCCGACGACCTCGCGGCCGCCCGCGACCGCGGCGTCAGCGTCGACCTCGTGGTGACGCCGGTCCGCGACGCTCCCGACCCCGTGGAGTTCGACTACGGCAAGGTCGCCACCACCGCGCGCGGCCGCCGCGGCGTCACCACGCCCGTCGTCGCGGTCGCCGACGGCCAGTACTCCGTGTACGCGACGCAGGGCGCGGTCCGCGACGACCCCGAGAAGTACGGCGTCATCTTCAACCGCTCGGCGCTGGGCTTCCTCGTCTCCGGCTTTTTCGGCACCGTCATCTGGTCGACGGCCAACGACGTCCTCCACACGAGCGACGCCGCCGACATCGACCTCCCGCGGACGTACGCCTCCATCCGGCGCTGCGTGAAAGACATCCGGACGTTCGACGGCGACGTGTACGCGACCGTCCGCGGCCGGGACGTGCTCACCGGGGACGCGCGCACCGACCGCGGGCGCGTCGTCGAGACGAAGTTCGAGGAGACCGAGGAGGTCGCGACGCTCGTCCTCGAGACCGACTCGGGCCGCGTCGAGGTCGGCGGCCGCGTTGCCGCCTACGAGGACGTCGAAGCCCACGAGCTCACGCTCGCCCGCGACAGCCCGCCGCGGAAGTAG
- a CDS encoding mechanosensitive ion channel domain-containing protein — protein MQSESPSSLTDLLNSTVDEFVGNVAGALPRVLTGLVFLVLAAVLIRVVATAVRVVLKQVYPDQPIYVQLGGTLASVVLWFGALLGFLSAVGLPEIAAALGTASGFLALGVSYALSGMLADAVAGIYLLRDPDFNPGDTVVAGDVTGVVTAIELRKTRFRVGDDTVVRANADVEKKWTKKAESE, from the coding sequence ATGCAGTCAGAGTCGCCGTCGTCGCTGACCGACCTCCTGAACAGCACCGTCGACGAGTTCGTCGGCAACGTCGCCGGCGCGCTCCCGCGCGTCCTCACGGGGCTCGTCTTCCTCGTGCTCGCGGCGGTGCTCATCCGCGTCGTCGCGACCGCCGTCCGCGTCGTCTTGAAGCAGGTCTACCCGGACCAGCCCATCTACGTCCAGCTCGGCGGCACGCTCGCGTCGGTCGTGCTGTGGTTCGGCGCGCTACTCGGATTCCTGTCGGCGGTCGGCCTCCCGGAAATCGCCGCGGCGCTGGGCACCGCCTCCGGCTTCCTCGCGCTCGGCGTCTCGTACGCGCTCTCGGGGATGCTCGCGGACGCCGTCGCCGGCATCTACCTCCTCCGCGACCCCGACTTCAACCCCGGCGACACGGTCGTCGCCGGCGACGTGACCGGGGTCGTCACCGCCATCGAACTGCGGAAGACCCGCTTCCGGGTCGGCGACGACACGGTCGTGCGCGCGAACGCCGACGTCGAGAAGAAGTGGACGAAGAAGGCCGAGAGCGAGTGA
- a CDS encoding bifunctional metallophosphatase/5'-nucleotidase, translating into MAVRIFHYSDLENVYDSPEQAGRLASVLRDRDSALAAGSGDNTAPGVLSLVTEGRQALDFYDAVEPDVETFGNHDFDYGADVTGEIVADSPQTWVSANVYRDGDRVAGVAPWTIVEVEGARVGFLGVLDDATPSLNPMASDLTVTDPIEATREASEQLREAGADYVVALSHLGRGDEELAAATDVDAVLGGHIPAERVERLDDTLLTRPGSGGEVVLEVDLSAGEVTRHVVADAPVYEPLAERLRERMAATGLNDTVGHVAEPMERTESTLFRGESRIGNFVADAYRWAADTDVALQNSGGVRDGPALDGDVTVADLVSVVPFEEPVSVAELTGAELLDVFRGAKGGSLGFAEPDWWHAHVSGAQLTWDETTDELLEVRVAGEPVDPGATYTLATTDYLFYTDDEFPALDEAHRVERLDVQHEVLADYARERGIDPEIEGRVTMHADD; encoded by the coding sequence ATGGCGGTCCGGATTTTCCACTACTCTGACCTGGAGAACGTCTACGACTCCCCCGAGCAGGCCGGCCGGCTCGCGTCCGTGCTGCGGGACCGCGACAGCGCGCTCGCGGCGGGCTCGGGCGACAACACGGCGCCGGGCGTGCTCTCGCTGGTGACGGAGGGCCGGCAAGCGCTGGACTTCTACGACGCCGTCGAGCCCGACGTGGAGACGTTCGGCAACCACGACTTCGACTACGGCGCCGACGTCACCGGCGAAATCGTCGCCGACTCCCCGCAGACGTGGGTGTCCGCGAACGTCTACCGGGACGGCGACCGAGTCGCCGGTGTCGCCCCGTGGACAATCGTCGAGGTCGAGGGCGCGCGCGTCGGCTTCCTCGGCGTGCTCGACGACGCCACGCCGTCGCTGAACCCGATGGCCAGCGACCTCACCGTCACCGACCCCATCGAGGCGACGCGGGAGGCCAGCGAACAGCTCCGCGAGGCGGGCGCCGACTACGTGGTCGCGCTCTCGCACCTCGGGCGCGGCGACGAGGAACTCGCGGCCGCGACGGACGTGGACGCGGTGCTGGGCGGCCACATCCCCGCCGAGCGCGTCGAACGCCTCGACGACACCCTGCTCACCCGTCCCGGATCCGGCGGCGAAGTCGTGCTGGAAGTGGACCTCAGCGCCGGCGAGGTCACGCGCCACGTCGTCGCGGACGCGCCCGTCTACGAGCCGCTCGCCGAGCGCCTCCGCGAGCGCATGGCCGCGACCGGCCTGAACGATACTGTGGGGCACGTCGCCGAGCCGATGGAGCGCACCGAGTCCACGCTGTTCCGCGGGGAGTCCCGAATCGGGAACTTCGTCGCGGACGCCTACCGGTGGGCCGCCGACACGGACGTCGCGCTCCAGAACTCCGGCGGCGTCCGCGACGGCCCCGCCCTCGACGGCGACGTGACGGTCGCGGACCTCGTCAGCGTCGTCCCCTTCGAGGAGCCGGTCTCCGTCGCCGAACTCACGGGAGCGGAACTGCTGGACGTGTTCCGCGGCGCGAAGGGCGGGTCGCTGGGCTTCGCCGAGCCGGACTGGTGGCACGCCCACGTCTCCGGCGCACAACTCACGTGGGACGAGACCACCGACGAACTGCTGGAAGTCCGGGTCGCCGGCGAGCCCGTGGACCCCGGCGCGACGTACACGCTCGCGACCACGGACTACCTCTTCTACACGGACGACGAGTTCCCGGCGCTCGACGAAGCACACCGCGTCGAGCGCCTCGACGTCCAGCACGAGGTGCTCGCCGACTACGCCCGCGAGCGCGGCATCGACCCCGAAATCGAGGGCCGCGTCACGATGCACGCCGACGACTGA
- the hisD gene encoding histidinol dehydrogenase, with protein MDYEAVADLGPDRRRALFERTAGVESVRSTVRDIVERVREEGDVALRQYASEFDDVELGNVDVTDEAERAYEDLDDETREAIEDAAANVREFHEAQVPEDWRREFSAGRELGRRFRPIERVGVYAPGGTAAYPSSVLMGVIPAKVAGVEQVAVATPPAEELNPVTLAAMHVAGADRVYASGGAQAVAALAYGTETVDRVQKIVGPGNKFVTAAKAEVRGDVDIDFLAGPSELLVVADETADPGYVAADVLAQAEHDPESSVVVVTDDEATADAVCAEVEARIEDRERAETIRAALDNDASGVFVARSMSEGVLFAEEYAAEHLSIQADNDEELLDRIDSAGSVFLGPYAPVAAGDYATGTNHVLPTNGKAKVAGGLSVDTFLRSTTVQRLDEDALGDLRETVTTLADAEGLDAHAASVDARFEDDS; from the coding sequence ATGGACTACGAAGCCGTCGCGGACCTCGGGCCGGACCGCCGCCGCGCGCTGTTCGAGCGCACGGCCGGCGTGGAGTCGGTCCGTTCGACGGTCCGGGACATCGTCGAGCGCGTGCGCGAGGAGGGCGACGTGGCGCTCCGACAGTACGCGAGCGAGTTCGACGACGTCGAACTGGGCAACGTCGACGTCACCGACGAGGCCGAGCGCGCCTACGAGGACCTCGACGACGAGACCCGCGAGGCCATCGAGGACGCCGCCGCGAACGTCCGCGAGTTCCACGAGGCGCAGGTGCCCGAGGACTGGCGCCGGGAGTTCTCGGCGGGCCGCGAACTCGGGCGGCGGTTTCGCCCCATCGAGCGGGTCGGCGTGTACGCGCCCGGTGGCACCGCGGCGTACCCCTCTTCGGTGTTGATGGGCGTGATTCCCGCGAAGGTCGCGGGCGTCGAGCAGGTCGCGGTCGCGACGCCGCCCGCGGAGGAACTGAACCCGGTGACGCTGGCGGCGATGCACGTCGCGGGCGCGGACCGCGTGTACGCCTCCGGCGGCGCGCAGGCCGTCGCGGCGCTGGCGTACGGCACCGAGACGGTGGACCGCGTGCAGAAGATTGTCGGCCCGGGCAACAAGTTCGTCACCGCGGCGAAAGCGGAGGTCCGGGGCGACGTGGACATCGACTTCCTCGCCGGTCCCTCCGAGCTGCTGGTGGTCGCCGACGAGACCGCCGACCCCGGCTACGTCGCGGCAGACGTGCTCGCGCAGGCCGAACACGACCCCGAATCCAGCGTCGTCGTCGTCACCGACGACGAGGCGACCGCCGACGCGGTCTGCGCGGAAGTCGAGGCCCGCATCGAAGACCGCGAGCGCGCGGAGACGATTCGGGCGGCCCTCGACAACGACGCCAGCGGCGTGTTCGTCGCGCGCTCGATGAGCGAGGGCGTGCTGTTCGCCGAGGAGTACGCCGCAGAGCACCTCTCGATTCAGGCCGACAACGACGAGGAACTGCTGGACCGCATCGACTCCGCTGGCTCGGTGTTCCTCGGGCCGTACGCGCCCGTCGCAGCGGGCGACTACGCCACCGGCACGAACCACGTGCTCCCGACGAACGGCAAGGCGAAGGTCGCTGGCGGGCTCTCCGTGGACACGTTCCTGCGCTCGACGACCGTCCAGCGCCTCGACGAGGACGCGCTCGGCGACCTCCGGGAGACAGTGACGACGCTCGCTGACGCCGAGGGGCTGGACGCCCACGCGGCCAGCGTGGACGCGCGCTTCGAGGACGACTCGTAG
- a CDS encoding dodecin, producing the protein MVFKKIRLIGTSEESFDAAADDAIDRAEDTLDNVKWAEVLEQGVEIAGVEGRQYQVEVEVAFELEN; encoded by the coding sequence ATGGTATTCAAGAAGATTCGACTCATCGGGACCAGCGAGGAGAGCTTCGACGCCGCCGCCGACGACGCAATCGACCGCGCGGAGGACACCCTGGACAACGTGAAGTGGGCGGAAGTACTCGAACAGGGCGTCGAAATCGCGGGCGTCGAGGGGCGACAGTATCAGGTCGAGGTCGAGGTCGCCTTCGAGCTGGAGAACTAG
- a CDS encoding proteasome assembly chaperone family protein, producing MVADTPRRAGDRRDPEFEFTHDTQPSDALLCGFSEFGLAGLTAADFLVDHLELEQTGHVAVDGLPAITPFENGTPRHHTRFFSKPGVDVTVLVGELFVPVGVSAGFSDALAAWLDDNDVEETAVLSGVPVAHGPDGHRTFYVATDDYREARLDGADVPPMGNGFLDGLKAELLAQGIDSDRRACVYTTPVHAQAPDVEAAIRLVDTVSDVYDLDVDTGPLEAFAAEVAQHYEALSERVQRAEDERPDDRMYM from the coding sequence ATGGTAGCCGACACGCCGCGACGCGCCGGGGACCGCCGCGACCCCGAGTTCGAGTTCACGCACGACACCCAGCCCAGCGACGCGCTCCTCTGCGGGTTCTCGGAGTTCGGGCTCGCCGGCCTGACGGCCGCGGACTTCCTCGTGGACCACCTCGAACTCGAACAGACCGGCCACGTCGCCGTCGACGGCCTGCCCGCGATTACGCCGTTCGAGAACGGGACGCCCCGACACCACACGCGGTTCTTCTCGAAGCCCGGCGTCGACGTCACCGTGCTCGTCGGCGAACTGTTCGTGCCGGTCGGCGTCTCCGCCGGGTTCAGCGACGCGCTCGCGGCGTGGCTGGACGACAACGACGTCGAGGAGACCGCCGTGTTGTCGGGCGTCCCGGTCGCGCACGGGCCGGACGGCCACCGCACGTTCTACGTCGCGACCGACGACTACCGCGAGGCCCGCCTCGACGGCGCGGACGTGCCGCCGATGGGCAACGGCTTCCTCGACGGCTTAAAGGCGGAACTGCTCGCGCAGGGCATCGACAGCGACCGCCGCGCGTGCGTCTACACGACGCCGGTCCACGCGCAGGCGCCGGACGTCGAAGCCGCGATTCGCCTCGTGGACACCGTCAGCGACGTCTACGACCTCGACGTGGACACCGGCCCCCTCGAAGCGTTCGCCGCGGAGGTCGCCCAGCACTACGAGGCGCTGAGCGAGCGCGTCCAGCGCGCCGAAGACGAGCGCCCCGACGACCGCATGTACATGTAG
- a CDS encoding translation initiation factor eIF-2B, with the protein MIDETAEEIREMRTHSSSVVAVKAARALADLIDNDYPTVEEYVRALERNSNALRRANPSHASLVTTQREVVERVRGAEPASVAEAKEVTAAAIDDVVESVESAKHEAAATLADRIEDGQTVLTHDYSSTVLEALETAAQGGKHLDVYVTEARPRHLGRKTARTLAAIDRIEPTLIVDGASGYYLPECDRVLLGMDCIVDDTYYNRVGTYPLAAAANDAGTPVTVAGSSAKLVDEGFRFENDFRDPSEVIREPPEGFDVKNPAYDATPTRLLDSVVTDEGVREY; encoded by the coding sequence ATGATAGACGAGACTGCCGAGGAGATTCGCGAGATGCGGACCCACTCCTCCTCGGTCGTCGCCGTGAAAGCCGCTCGCGCGCTCGCGGACCTCATCGACAACGACTACCCGACCGTCGAGGAGTACGTGCGGGCGCTGGAGCGCAACAGCAACGCGCTCCGGCGCGCGAACCCCTCGCACGCGTCGCTGGTGACCACGCAGCGGGAGGTCGTCGAGCGCGTGCGGGGCGCGGAGCCGGCGTCGGTCGCGGAAGCCAAGGAGGTGACTGCGGCGGCCATCGACGACGTCGTAGAGTCCGTCGAGAGCGCGAAACACGAGGCCGCGGCGACGCTGGCCGACCGCATCGAGGACGGTCAGACCGTGCTCACTCACGACTACTCCTCGACGGTGCTGGAGGCGCTGGAGACCGCCGCGCAGGGCGGCAAGCACCTCGACGTGTACGTGACGGAGGCCCGGCCGCGCCACCTCGGCCGGAAGACCGCGCGCACGCTGGCGGCCATCGACCGCATCGAGCCGACGCTCATCGTGGACGGCGCCTCGGGGTACTACCTCCCGGAGTGCGACCGCGTGCTACTGGGGATGGACTGCATCGTCGACGACACGTACTACAACCGCGTGGGCACGTACCCGCTTGCCGCGGCGGCCAACGACGCGGGGACGCCCGTGACGGTCGCGGGGTCGAGCGCGAAGCTCGTCGACGAGGGGTTCCGCTTCGAGAACGACTTCCGGGACCCGAGCGAGGTCATCCGCGAGCCGCCGGAGGGCTTCGACGTGAAGAACCCCGCCTACGACGCGACGCCCACTCGCCTGCTGGACTCGGTGGTGACCGACGAGGGCGTCCGCGAGTACTGA
- a CDS encoding DUF7116 family protein, translating into MGTVTTPPDEQARSIFDDLGYSLAGDGAEFSATRDWKEIRVTAVTDRVEADHDSGYRCFVTWAENTDALERQLRRLDPPYEWAVMGVEEDGDYEVARAPPVS; encoded by the coding sequence ATGGGGACTGTTACCACCCCTCCCGACGAGCAGGCCCGGTCGATATTCGACGACCTCGGGTACAGCCTCGCAGGAGACGGCGCGGAGTTCTCCGCCACGCGCGACTGGAAAGAGATACGCGTGACAGCCGTCACAGACCGAGTCGAGGCCGACCACGACAGCGGCTATCGCTGTTTCGTGACGTGGGCCGAGAACACCGACGCGCTCGAACGGCAGCTGCGTCGGCTCGACCCGCCCTACGAGTGGGCGGTGATGGGCGTCGAGGAGGACGGTGACTACGAAGTAGCGCGCGCCCCGCCGGTCAGCTAG